The DNA window CCTTGAACTACCTCTTACTCATGGTTCAAAGGATTGGATTGACATTTGTTCAGCACAAAAATCCTCTATGGGGAGGCAGTGAGGATCCCATGGCTGGGGTGCATGCCAGGGCCCGTCCCAGCCATTGGATCTTCATTGCCACTGCCACTCACCGCTCGCAACAGAGGATTTGAATCCACTATCAGCTTAACCCAAATTGGTATAGTGGCACTATCTGAGCCGGAAAAACTATTCTATACATAGACATACCCAAACTATTTTCCATTCTATATTCCATTatgtcaagtagttaccaaataattttcatttttttattaaaaaatgttttttcattaatgattttatttttttttttaaagagcaactcagtgcacgaggctcccactccTGCGAGATCTGGGAAGGGCAAGTTGTACTCATCcataccccctgcttcgcagaagaggccgTTTCTAggttttgaacctatgaccgacatattgcaatagtgcaacttaactgcTGTGCCACAGGCTCAGCCCACTAACTTTGTAAAATTTAgttaaataaatatatcataAATAGAAGGGTGTTTTTCTTATTGTCACCCCTAACTTTGtaaaattttatataaatactaaaaaaaaaaaaatgctgacatcttgaaaaatgacatctcttttttggtaaagttaGAAAAATGACATCTCAATAGAAAGTTAACGCGCACAACCATAAAATCAAATTAGGACACTGATTTAAAACttagagaaagaagatgaagtgacTAGTGAGCGGATCCAAACTCTAAAACATCATGTGGGACCCAAAACTTTCACATGATTTTATTTAGAAATATCACTATTTCCTTTGGGTGCAAGCccgaatttttatttttttttcaaattattggaatttttttttcttaaattctaTAACTATAAAATATGCAATCCATTGGAGATGTTGGGTTTTACTTTCatagtaagattttttttttcttcgagtATTGTACTTTCCTTTAGAGAGATTAACAACGTAGTTGACTTCTTAGCCCAAAAAGCCACTTCTTTTGTGAATTGAAAAGATTGATCGAATTCCACTCCTTGAGTGTCTAAGTTAAATAACTTGACTTCTTGCGTTTCTCTCAATAAATGACCattttgctttaaaaaaaaaaaagaatggggtAAGATAGCATTGAGGAATCTACTTTTGGCTTTTGATGAGAGTTTATTAGGCAATCTAGGTCTTACAGTTGTTGGGGGTGTGTTTTCGGATCATAAAGGATTGGAGCAATCACTAAGACTCAATTGGCATTTGTGATTTTATAATTGTTTTGTTGAAagctttgattttggatttgcAAATCTAAGCCACTAGAGGTTTGGTATCATTGATTATAGAGTGTGATGTTGCCTTGGTTCTATTAAGTGGACTGAAAAAGGTGTTGTCCATTAGAGATATCACAATCTCATTATAAGGTTTGGATTTCTCAGTGCTTATAAAAATTATCTCTTTACAATGGAGGATGTGACCTGTTGATGGCCTGGCTGATGAGTTAACTAAACTGGAGGTGGACAGAAGAATATGTATCCGGGGCCTTACCTCTTCCTAAGTTGTAATGTTTTCCTTTCTCTGTTTGTGGCCATGTTGCAAGCCTTAGCGGTTATGTAAATCTTTAAAGTTTGAACAATATATTGTTCCAATTTTATAATCGCAAACCTGTGGGGTAACAACGAAGTTGCTCTATTGCAACATTTTGGTCACAGATGCAAAACTTGAAAATAATTTCTTCTGCGAAACAAAACAGGGTATGACTGTGTATACTTGCCTTTCCCAAACACGTCGGTACTAAGAACCTTGTGCATTAAGTTgcattaataattataaaagttATTCAAAGATACCTATAATTTATGTCTGCACTGTGGATTTGAGAAACTACTTAAGAATCAAGAACTCAAAAACACAATGTTGTAATTGCTTCAATCTTGTGAACAAAGCTGAGAAAATATTAGGTTTTGGAGTGGGAGTGGgatggaaataaaataaaaagataataaaagcTGGTCAGCAGACTCACTAACTTAGTTATATGAGCTGAATGATGTTTAGGAACCTTCAATTGCCTACTAACCCCACAATCACATGGACCGAGTCATACCGAGATTGGATAAGAACAATTTGACTTTCACTGAAATCACACATTACTCCGCCAAAGGCTTAAACTTCTGTAGCAATTCTCATTCATTCTTCATGTTTTATGAATTAATACACATCTAGTCATGTTAAAGTTGTAAATTCTTCAAGTCTCTTTCATTGTTTATTGGAGGATTTTACCTTCCAAGACATAACTTCCCACTGCATGACTTGTTAATCTTCATCATATGACATCTCAATTTCTTTACATCTGATTGTTGGAGGGGCTTTAGTATGAATTCTTGAGCTCCTTCATCTAAGCACCTGTCCAGAAAAACCACACAATCCAATTCCAGATACattattatgaaaatattttaaaatgcaCAGAATGTGAAAAGGAAGATCATTAAGGGAAATGAAGACTACTTGTTGATTCGAGTTGGGATGTTGTCAGATGATACAATCACAACTGGAATTTCTTTCATGGTAGATGATTCCTGCTTGCAGAGTAAGAAACAGAGTATTATACTTCAGGGAGAATTACTTATGGAATACTTTTTGATGAAGCATAAATACTTTAGGTGACAAGATTGCATTACCTTAATTTTCTTAAGAAGCTCATACCCTGTCATTCCTGGCATACTATAATCACTGATTATCAAATTTACCTTCTCTCCCTGCATGGAGAATCATATCAGATAAGACTGATTCAGATTTTCTCAGGAGAAATGCTTTATGGTTatgcaagaaaaagaaaaaaaaaatcaaaacttgaTTAGTTTGGGGCCTTGAGAATTGAGCATGGTTTTCGATTCTTGGCCAGCATGgatgaagggtaaaataatctaaaaaaatgattttttttaattgaaagcaGAGGTATTTCTATCCGATCCCATTCCCAATATCAAGTTCTCAAAACCTTGGTCTTGAGACAGATCCAGCCAAGCTTAATCATTTCAGTGAAACCTTAGCTTCATCCGAATTTGATGTTACATATATAAGAACAATTCTATAAGCTATGagatatttagagagagagagagagagagagagagagagagagagagagagagaacttacATGGGTTCCAATTGCAGAGCCATGATTCTCACCACCTCCCAAACCCAGATACTccaatgccctcaacccattCTCTACTGTCGTCACTGTAACATCAACATATAGAAACCAGATTATTACAT is part of the Macadamia integrifolia cultivar HAES 741 chromosome 9, SCU_Mint_v3, whole genome shotgun sequence genome and encodes:
- the LOC122089477 gene encoding two-component response regulator ARR17-like, whose amino-acid sequence is MAISSSVIEMDEYYEGEELHVLAVDDSIIDRKLVETLLKKSSCKVTTVENGLRALEYLGLGGGENHGSAIGTHGEKVNLIISDYSMPGMTGYELLKKIKESSTMKEIPVVIVSSDNIPTRINKCLDEGAQEFILKPLQQSDVKKLRCHMMKINKSCSGKLCLGR